A segment of the Brevundimonas sp. M20 genome:
CCTGGCCGTTCGCCCTGGCGTTCGCAGCGCTGGGCTTCCTGCTGGATCAGTTCTTCCGCACGGACCGGGCCCTGTGGCGCTATGTGTCGATCGTGGATGTGGGCCCGATCGTCCGGACCTCCCTGCTGTCGGCGGCGATCTTCCTGGCCCTGAGCTTCTTCATGGACCGGGGCGCGTCCCTGCCGCGCTCGACCCTTCTGATCGCCCTCATTCTGGATATCGGCCTGACGCTGGCGCTGGTGCTGCTGCGTCGCATCATCCACGACAAGGAGGCCCTGAAGGCCATCGCCCCGTTCGTCGGCTCGCGCGATGAACGCAAGCCGCTGATCGTGGTCGGCGCCATGGATCGCGCCGAGACCTTCCTGCGCGAACTGGCTCGCAGCGGGGAAGCCTATCGCCCGGCGGGCATCGTGACCGACAACAAGGGCGCGGTGACGCGGGAGCTGCGCGGCGTGCCGGTGCTGTCCGGCGCCGGCGCCGCCTTCGAGATTCTGGAAGACCTGACCGACCGCGACATCGAGGCGGCCATCGTCTTCCTCGATGACCATCTGACGCCGGTGGATTTCGGGGTCGAGCGTCTGGGCCAGCTTCGGACGCGCGGCGTGCACCTGCTGCGGGTGCCGAGCCTGGTCGAGATGGGCGGCAAGGCCGACGAGCCGGTCATGCGCAAATTCGAGCTCGAGGAACTTCTGGCGCGTCCGCCGGTGCGTCTGGCCGATGGCCCGCTGCGAGCGCTGGTCGCCGGCAAGCGGGTGCTGGTCACGGGCGCGGGCGGCTCCATCGGCTCGGAGATCTGCCGTCAGGTCGCCAGTCTGGGCTGCGGCCATCTGGTGCTCGTCGACAACTCGGAATTCGGCCTGTTCAAGATCGATCAGGAGATCAGCGCGCGTTGGCAGACCCTGTCGTCCCGCGAATATCTGTACGACGTGCGCAACAAGGCCCTGCTGAACGAGGTCTTCACGCGCGAGCGCCCGGATGTGGTCTTCCACGCCGCCGCCCTGAAGCACGTGCCGCTGATGGAGAAGCACCCGTGTGAGAGCGTGCTGACCAATGTCGTCGGCACCTGGAACGTCGCCGAGGCCGCCAACGCCGCC
Coding sequences within it:
- a CDS encoding nucleoside-diphosphate sugar epimerase/dehydratase codes for the protein MIRGLKVAVRASVRVVAMIGGYLVASGNALTPDAILDATQSAWPFALAFAALGFLLDQFFRTDRALWRYVSIVDVGPIVRTSLLSAAIFLALSFFMDRGASLPRSTLLIALILDIGLTLALVLLRRIIHDKEALKAIAPFVGSRDERKPLIVVGAMDRAETFLRELARSGEAYRPAGIVTDNKGAVTRELRGVPVLSGAGAAFEILEDLTDRDIEAAIVFLDDHLTPVDFGVERLGQLRTRGVHLLRVPSLVEMGGKADEPVMRKFELEELLARPPVRLADGPLRALVAGKRVLVTGAGGSIGSEICRQVASLGCGHLVLVDNSEFGLFKIDQEISARWQTLSSREYLYDVRNKALLNEVFTRERPDVVFHAAALKHVPLMEKHPCESVLTNVVGTWNVAEAANAADVKHMVFISTDKAVDPPNVMGATKRLAEAVVRAQQTSAGNTRFSVVRFGNVLGSAGSVVPTFRAQIERGGPVTLTHPDIERYFMTIPEAVQLVLHATAHSAGQPDGPMGVFVLDMGKPVKIIDLARQLIGLYGKVPGKDIEIEVTGLRPGEKLFEELVDSSEVAEMCGQSLMCVTDRIEGARMTERMVHKLEQTARTGDNAAARALIFEILARVRTVGDERGADVVPIKRA